The Bacteroidales bacterium genome has a window encoding:
- a CDS encoding glycosyltransferase family 39 protein: protein MTSIKTSIINYWDRHPLLSVMWIAVFLRLVAVIFARGWGMLDDHFLVIEIAQSWIDDGNFNHWLPWDAENEGPTGHSFFYAGLHYYFFRFLEWLHLTDPQSKMLVVRALHGAWSLVVVYLGFRIAHRLADVKAARLTGLLLAAFWFMPWISVRNLVEVFAIPFLMISIWMLMIKNEHRREWLWILAAGFVAGIAFSVRFQTAIFAGGLGLVLLWRREIRQALLFGAGYLVAIALLQGLVDIIIWQQPFAELTEYVRYNMTNRYGYLTGEWYKYLVVLIGFLIPPVSIFLLIGMFKHPRKYLLILLPTLLFLAFHSWFPNKQERFIITIIPFIITIGVPGWLAIVRDSSWLQRHRKWISGSWIFFLIINTLLLFAVSTMYSKRAPVEAMSYLKKYKDIEAIVVDNSTHASVPLMPQFYLDQWVEIYEVTTVHPVGLLPRSMSFKDIEPDFVLFIRDEELPQRLEAMRELFPELEYETTAEPGFLDKMLHWLNPHNKNDWIIIYRNMGK, encoded by the coding sequence ATGACATCCATTAAAACTTCAATAATAAATTATTGGGATCGCCATCCATTGCTTTCCGTAATGTGGATTGCTGTATTTCTTCGCCTGGTGGCAGTGATTTTTGCCCGCGGTTGGGGCATGCTCGACGATCATTTTCTGGTGATAGAGATTGCACAGTCGTGGATCGACGATGGAAATTTCAACCACTGGCTGCCGTGGGATGCCGAAAACGAAGGCCCAACGGGTCACAGCTTTTTCTACGCCGGCCTGCATTATTATTTCTTCCGATTTCTCGAATGGCTTCATCTCACCGACCCGCAGAGCAAAATGCTGGTGGTGCGCGCACTGCATGGCGCCTGGTCGCTGGTTGTAGTTTATCTTGGTTTTCGCATTGCCCATCGACTGGCCGATGTAAAGGCAGCGCGGCTCACCGGACTGCTGCTGGCGGCTTTCTGGTTTATGCCCTGGATAAGCGTCCGCAATCTGGTAGAAGTTTTTGCCATCCCTTTTCTCATGATCAGTATCTGGATGCTGATGATTAAAAACGAACACCGGCGGGAGTGGTTATGGATTTTAGCAGCCGGCTTTGTAGCGGGGATAGCTTTTTCAGTAAGGTTTCAAACCGCGATCTTTGCCGGTGGTCTGGGACTGGTGTTGCTTTGGCGTCGGGAAATCCGGCAGGCACTGCTCTTCGGAGCAGGCTATTTGGTGGCAATTGCGCTGTTGCAAGGTTTGGTCGATATCATCATTTGGCAACAGCCATTTGCCGAGCTTACCGAATACGTGCGGTACAACATGACAAACCGCTACGGCTACCTTACCGGCGAATGGTACAAATATCTGGTGGTGCTCATTGGCTTCCTCATTCCACCCGTCAGTATTTTTCTGCTTATCGGAATGTTCAAACATCCGCGTAAGTACCTGCTGATCCTGCTTCCAACGCTGCTTTTCCTGGCGTTTCACTCGTGGTTTCCCAACAAGCAGGAGCGGTTTATCATCACCATCATTCCCTTTATCATCACCATCGGAGTACCGGGTTGGCTCGCCATCGTGCGCGACAGTAGCTGGCTTCAGCGCCACCGAAAATGGATCAGCGGAAGCTGGATATTTTTCCTGATCATTAATACTCTTTTATTATTTGCGGTAAGCACCATGTATTCCAAAAGGGCGCCGGTGGAAGCGATGAGTTATCTCAAAAAATATAAAGATATCGAAGCCATCGTAGTGGATAACAGTACGCATGCCAGTGTGCCGCTGATGCCGCAGTTTTATCTGGATCAGTGGGTCGAAATATATGAAGTTACCACCGTGCATCCTGTCGGGCTGCTACCGCGCAGTATGAGTTTTAAAGATATAGAACCCGACTTCGTCCTATTTATCCGCGACGAGGAGCTGCCACAACGGCTGGAAGCGATGCGCGAGCTATTTCCTGAACTTGAGTACGAAACCACCGCCGAACCTGGATTTCTGGATAAAATGCTGCACTGGCTCAACCCACACAACAAAAACGACTGGATTATTATCTACCGGAATATGGGGAAATAA
- a CDS encoding META domain-containing protein, which translates to MKKLPFYLMILLIAGCTAGNKTDTKTPASAQLHQQAVGTWFGEIPCDDCDAIAWQLTLLSDSTFDQKRTFIGHDRPNEIGSGAWRLDADSTLTLAGTDEVSLFFGGAYLRKLPMESEKQATGQHEFYKLYRKTTETDPFINYQKADVGIDFIATGNEPFWSLEIDFENKMVFEALDAFSITTPAIDPEEATHEDTVRYKTQTKAGTLVVDIIHQTCTNNMSGDKSEYKVDVQVKSSTDKRFKNYSGCGNFLGNYRLNGAWQLHRMGNSNIAPGGDQKIPTLHMSINHHLAYGFSGCNRFTGKLESSADSLTLSYVASTRMACHDDTLENHFLKIISEKTLPFRVSENTLLLGSGEDVLLFGKLEE; encoded by the coding sequence ATGAAAAAACTACCATTTTACTTAATGATTTTGCTAATTGCCGGCTGTACGGCAGGCAACAAAACTGACACAAAAACGCCCGCTTCGGCTCAGCTACATCAACAAGCAGTAGGCACCTGGTTTGGTGAAATACCCTGCGACGATTGTGATGCCATCGCCTGGCAGCTCACATTACTTAGCGACAGCACCTTCGACCAGAAGCGCACATTCATCGGGCACGACAGACCAAACGAAATCGGCAGTGGCGCCTGGCGTCTTGACGCCGACAGTACCCTTACGCTCGCTGGCACCGACGAAGTCTCACTATTTTTCGGTGGTGCATACCTCAGGAAACTGCCCATGGAGAGTGAAAAACAAGCTACCGGTCAGCACGAATTTTACAAGCTGTATCGAAAAACCACCGAAACAGACCCTTTTATTAATTATCAAAAAGCTGATGTTGGCATCGATTTCATAGCTACTGGCAACGAGCCTTTCTGGTCGCTGGAAATAGACTTTGAAAACAAAATGGTGTTTGAAGCTCTGGATGCTTTCAGCATCACCACTCCGGCAATCGATCCTGAAGAAGCCACCCATGAAGATACCGTGCGCTACAAAACCCAAACTAAAGCGGGCACACTTGTCGTTGACATAATCCACCAAACCTGCACCAACAATATGTCGGGCGATAAAAGCGAATACAAAGTCGATGTACAGGTAAAATCCTCCACTGACAAGAGGTTTAAAAACTATTCAGGCTGTGGAAATTTCCTTGGCAACTATCGCCTCAACGGTGCCTGGCAGCTGCACCGAATGGGCAACAGCAACATTGCTCCCGGTGGCGACCAAAAAATCCCTACCCTGCACATGTCTATCAATCATCATCTGGCGTATGGCTTTAGCGGCTGCAACCGTTTCACCGGCAAATTGGAGAGTAGCGCCGACAGCCTCACCTTAAGCTATGTGGCTTCTACCCGCATGGCCTGTCACGACGATACGCTCGAAAATCACTTTCTGAAAATCATTTCCGAAAAGACACTTCCTTTCCGCGTAAGCGAGAACACACTGCTTTTGGGCAGCGGCGAAGATGTGCTTTTGTTTGGTAAGTTG